The DNA window GAACAAAGTAGCCCACGATGGCCAGCATGGCCAGCCTTCCATTCTTCACCTCCTTGAGCTTCAGATCCTTCATGGACTTCTCATCCTTCCCCAATCCCAGAGGGTTGAACAAAGGTCCCCCAGGGTAAGGAGGGTCCCCTGAGCCCCCCAGATACTTCTCCAAGCCTAGGAAGTACTGCTTCCCCAAGCACCCTGGCCTAACCCAGTCCTGGAATCTCCGGTGCTCGGCGAAGCCCATGAGCGCCAACTCGAACACAAAGAGAGTGTAAGGATCGGCCCAGTAGTTGTAGGTTCCGGCTGGTGGAATGACGCCAGTCTTGAACCAAGGGAGAGCAGTCTCAGGTGGGATCAGACCAAGCTTTCCAAGGATCTCGGGTGCAATTGCTCCTACTGCACCCAGCATGGCATACCTTCCATTGATGACCTCGCCGTAGGCTAGCCATTTCGGCTCCATGAATCCTCCGGGGCCTTCCGGGTCCGATAGGCCCAGTGGGTCGAAGCCATAGTCACCTGGAAGGCTGCAAAGGTGGTTGTGGGAGACATGAGATTAGCTTCCGtaagttatggactcagtgctTGCCAGAAGCTAATTTTCAGTAGCTGGTTGGTATGAATCCTAGATTACCTTCCATCCAAGTaagagagagattgttttgATGCAAACCAGAGCTGTCTGTCTGCTCCTTGCTGCACCATAAAATTCATGTCAGCAAAGGATAAGAAATGGCAATTGAAAGGAGATATGAAACTGAATGAAGCCTGCAAGTGATCAGTAGAAGCTCTTCTGCTTTCAGATTGCTATTCATGGGCATCAGATCGAGCATGCTGTGCTCGGTCCTGGTTAACCGACTACATTGACTTCATAGTTatttatcaatgaaaaaaaatatgatatttttaaTTCAATTCTGATGCAGTCCAATCTAGTGCAAAAACTTTCCATCTATAGAACCATTCAGAAGAAGTTGATGATACCATGTACTCCATGAGGATGTATTTGTGATCCAGCATTTTGGATTGAAGTGTTTCATGAAATTAGTATATATGGAAAATTAAACTTGACAGTCCGAAGGAAGTACACTAGGGCAATGGATGAGTTGAAGTCCACTGACCTTAACAGGTGGTGTTGAACTTGCTCTAACAGCAAATGAAGCCTTTCTTGGAGAGCCAGCAGACCTGGTGGCAGTAGAATATTGAAGGGGCTTTCCTCCAAGGAGTTGTCTTCCAGCTTCCACTGAAGAGAGAAGAGCTTGAGTTGCCATTGCCATTCCTCtttcccctccctctttcttctagTTTCCGAATGGTTTGGGGATGTTCGATGTGTTTGTTGGAAGAGAAACCAGCTGGAGAGAGCAAAATAGACTTGTCTGAAGTGGTGGCGTGGGGGCATGGGAATCTAAATGGGGCATCTGGTGAACTTTGGAAAGATGAGGCTTGATCAGGATGCCCAATAGAACTGTGACACGTGACATGGTCACCAGATAAGGTGATCTTGTGGTTGTGGGCTCGAGTTGTGTGCGCCAAGTGGAAGGTTCTCACCCATTTGCTGAGATCCTGCTGCAGAGCCTTGGGGTGGACGAGGGGCTAATATTCTCTTGAAGATTTGTGGAGCACAAGAAGGGGCCAGAAGATTCGACATCCAACTATCAGAGTCATTGTTCATTTGCTTCTGAAATAGATAAAAATGGTAGTGGCGAGCTCTACTATAAATACTTCTTGAACCCAATTTCAAACCGTGCTATGAAATGGTGCAAAGATTGGGTTCATGTATAAACATAGCGAGAGTTTGCGACTTAAGGGATTTCaatttttctccaaaaaaattCTCCTAAATTTTGCGAGGATTGGTCAgactaaataaaaatatgagatcTATCTCGGGATAACTCGCCACCCGTAATGAAGGTAGTTTGACTTCCAGTGGGAGTACTGCTTCTCCTCCGAACACCAATGAGTATGGGGTCATTTGCT is part of the Phoenix dactylifera cultivar Barhee BC4 unplaced genomic scaffold, palm_55x_up_171113_PBpolish2nd_filt_p 000334F, whole genome shotgun sequence genome and encodes:
- the LOC103718458 gene encoding chlorophyll a-b binding protein 8, chloroplastic; the encoded protein is MAMATQALLSSVEAGRQLLGGKPLQYSTATRSAGSPRKASFAVRASSTPPVKQGADRQLWFASKQSLSYLDGSLPGDYGFDPLGLSDPEGPGGFMEPKWLAYGEVINGRYAMLGAVGAIAPEILGKLGLIPPETALPWFKTGVIPPAGTYNYWADPYTLFVFELALMGFAEHRRFQDWVRPGCLGKQYFLGLEKYLGGSGDPPYPGGPLFNPLGLGKDEKSMKDLKLKEVKNGRLAMLAIVGYFVQALVTGVGPFQNLLDHLADPVNNNLLTSLKFH